A portion of the Clostridium gelidum genome contains these proteins:
- a CDS encoding MurR/RpiR family transcriptional regulator: MDDINNENSKDLMRLIQGKFIRLSKGQKLIAEYILKYYDKAAFMTAAKLGISVGVSESTVVRFANELGFSGYPKLQKSLQELIKNKLTTVQRLELKNDYFSDGDALKGVLKADMENIRATLEKINQNTFEEVVKNIFEANRIYIVGLRSSTALAEFLGFYLNIILQNVKIVSYGISDVFEQMISVGDGDLVIGIGFPRYAAKTIDALAFAQDRGAKVVALTDSLLSPLASKADYTLIAQSNMASFVDSLVAPLSVINALIIAVGMREKENISDIFGNLEKIWQTYNVYSINNRNVADD; this comes from the coding sequence ATGGATGATATAAATAATGAAAATAGCAAAGATTTAATGAGATTAATTCAAGGAAAATTTATACGTTTAAGTAAAGGTCAAAAATTAATAGCTGAATACATATTAAAATATTATGATAAAGCAGCATTTATGACAGCAGCTAAACTTGGAATATCTGTAGGAGTATCTGAATCAACAGTTGTAAGATTTGCAAATGAACTTGGATTTTCAGGGTATCCTAAATTGCAAAAATCTTTGCAAGAACTTATAAAGAATAAGCTTACTACCGTTCAAAGGCTAGAACTTAAAAATGATTATTTTTCTGATGGAGATGCCTTAAAGGGTGTGCTTAAAGCAGATATGGAGAATATTAGAGCCACTTTAGAAAAAATAAATCAAAATACCTTTGAAGAAGTCGTAAAAAATATATTTGAAGCAAATAGAATATATATAGTAGGACTTAGAAGTTCAACAGCTCTTGCAGAATTTTTAGGGTTTTATCTTAATATAATACTGCAAAATGTAAAAATCGTAAGTTATGGCATTTCAGATGTTTTTGAACAAATGATAAGTGTTGGAGATGGTGACTTAGTTATTGGAATTGGATTTCCAAGATATGCAGCTAAGACAATTGATGCTTTGGCATTCGCACAAGATAGAGGTGCAAAAGTAGTTGCGCTTACAGATAGTTTATTATCACCTTTAGCATCTAAAGCAGATTATACATTAATAGCGCAAAGTAATATGGCATCATTTGTAGACTCTTTAGTAGCACCATTATCAGTAATAAATGCATTAATTATTGCTGTTGGAATGAGAGAAAAGGAAAATATATCTGATATATTCGGAAACCTAGAAAAGATATGGCAAACATATAATGTATATTCAATTAACAATAGAAATGTAGCAGACGACTAA
- a CDS encoding ground-like protein, which yields MSKHSSDCCCCRRQSCCPCEPCCCNNNSCCNGGGFGGGFGSGFGGGFGGCGGCGGGSWIWILLIIFFGGGRGCGGLF from the coding sequence ATGTCTAAACATTCTAGTGATTGCTGTTGCTGTAGACGTCAATCTTGCTGTCCATGTGAACCTTGTTGCTGTAATAATAATTCTTGCTGCAATGGTGGCGGATTTGGTGGAGGTTTTGGTAGTGGATTTGGCGGAGGTTTTGGTGGCTGCGGTGGCTGCGGTGGTGGCAGCTGGATTTGGATACTATTAATTATATTTTTTGGTGGCGGAAGAGGTTGCGGAGGATTATTCTAG
- a CDS encoding late competence development ComFB family protein has product MNNVINYMEIWVKEYMDIILEKEEGCKCDKCKRDVFTLSMNNLKPYYVATPLGEIIAKIESTKQQVETDIIVQVTKAINKVQNSPNHDR; this is encoded by the coding sequence ATGAATAATGTTATTAATTATATGGAAATATGGGTAAAAGAGTATATGGATATAATATTAGAAAAAGAAGAGGGATGTAAATGTGATAAATGTAAAAGAGATGTTTTTACACTTTCAATGAATAACTTAAAACCATATTATGTAGCTACACCTTTAGGGGAGATAATAGCAAAAATAGAGAGTACTAAACAACAAGTTGAAACAGATATAATAGTACAAGTTACAAAAGCAATTAATAAAGTACAAAACAGTCCGAATCAT
- a CDS encoding methyl-accepting chemotaxis protein, with translation MLKFLNKNKLNVAKSLKNEVNMNSKTDEKSFGYTKEVFELTSQIQKNIDVLVDEEGTMTCGLDKLLKGSEYTTEQTKQVNEYLHSLSQNSDETKHLVDGVFVSLDNSQKEIENAKSEFGDLINQVSTVSQVFDELVKLILDIQTHYNSIQGFATMITGIAKQTNLLSLNAAIEAARVGEAGKGFSVVANEIKKLSVDTQENAKDIMDSLQSLTTSMGQLITKSNEGSDVITKTTEIIEGSSSILDNITDAESEVHKHVQVVQDSQNNNLHGIKEISANLTNLVDKSKSENQELETIIYSIQKKADCYLHIINNLNQIKILEN, from the coding sequence GTGCTTAAATTTTTAAATAAAAATAAACTTAATGTAGCGAAATCTTTAAAAAATGAAGTGAATATGAATTCAAAGACAGACGAAAAATCTTTTGGTTATACAAAAGAAGTTTTTGAATTGACATCACAAATACAAAAAAATATTGATGTTCTTGTTGATGAAGAAGGAACTATGACCTGTGGGCTAGATAAGCTTCTAAAAGGATCAGAATATACAACAGAACAAACAAAACAAGTTAATGAATACTTACATAGTTTATCTCAAAATAGTGATGAAACAAAACACCTTGTTGATGGTGTATTTGTAAGTCTAGACAATTCCCAAAAGGAAATAGAAAATGCTAAAAGTGAATTTGGCGATTTAATAAATCAAGTTAGTACTGTTTCACAAGTATTTGATGAATTAGTAAAATTAATTTTGGATATTCAGACACATTATAATAGCATACAAGGTTTTGCAACTATGATAACTGGCATTGCAAAGCAAACAAATTTATTATCTTTAAATGCGGCTATTGAAGCAGCAAGAGTAGGTGAAGCTGGAAAGGGATTTTCTGTTGTTGCTAACGAAATAAAAAAACTTTCTGTTGATACTCAAGAAAATGCAAAAGATATTATGGATTCATTGCAAAGTTTAACAACATCTATGGGCCAATTAATTACTAAATCAAATGAAGGTTCTGATGTTATAACTAAAACTACTGAAATTATTGAAGGTTCATCGTCTATATTAGATAATATAACTGATGCTGAGTCAGAGGTACATAAACATGTACAAGTTGTACAAGATTCTCAAAACAATAATTTGCATGGCATAAAAGAAATATCTGCTAATTTAACTAATTTGGTAGATAAATCAAAATCTGAAAATCAAGAATTAGAAACTATAATTTATAGTATACAAAAAAAGGCGGATTGTTATTTGCATATAATTAATAATTTAAACCAAATTAAGATTCTTGAGAATTAA
- a CDS encoding FIST signal transduction protein, whose translation MKALVFSNAQDASNFTKANINKGFVLFSNIEKVLEMSKLVSSNVTLCSTAGEYSAEGYKNGIISGFEYELSDAEVVEILYPPIKSINNLKESYKKVQNNKNAFALLLCDGLTGMEESIITTFYFIEDNFKIIGGSAGDNLKFKETFIFIGSKRVHSAVLFFNMKTRTSIIKENIYVPSGERLLVTEADVINRTVKKFNNIPASTEYAKRLNISETDLPNHFMNNPLGKIYKDEIFIASPMKVNPDKSITFYCQLIPNTFVEVLKPVDPIIEIKNTIRSMPFKPTFVFSVHCILRSLKFQQDNLWKSIDKELISFCSNISGFVSYGEQFYKNHANQTMVLLIVE comes from the coding sequence ATGAAAGCGTTAGTTTTCTCAAATGCACAAGATGCATCAAATTTTACCAAAGCAAATATTAATAAGGGATTTGTTTTATTTTCAAATATAGAAAAAGTATTAGAAATGTCTAAGTTAGTTTCTTCAAATGTTACACTTTGTTCTACAGCGGGTGAATATAGTGCAGAAGGATATAAAAATGGAATTATTTCGGGATTTGAATATGAATTGTCAGATGCAGAAGTTGTGGAAATACTTTATCCTCCAATAAAAAGTATTAATAATTTAAAGGAATCTTATAAGAAGGTGCAAAATAATAAAAACGCTTTTGCATTACTATTGTGTGATGGATTGACTGGAATGGAAGAAAGTATTATTACTACTTTTTATTTTATAGAAGATAATTTCAAAATTATAGGTGGAAGTGCTGGTGACAATCTTAAATTTAAAGAAACCTTTATATTTATAGGTTCAAAAAGAGTTCATAGTGCAGTTCTTTTCTTTAATATGAAAACAAGGACGAGTATCATTAAAGAAAATATTTACGTTCCAAGTGGAGAACGCTTATTAGTAACTGAAGCAGATGTTATAAATAGAACTGTAAAAAAATTTAATAACATCCCTGCTAGTACAGAATATGCAAAAAGATTAAATATTAGTGAAACAGATTTGCCTAATCATTTTATGAATAATCCTTTAGGTAAAATATATAAAGATGAAATTTTTATAGCTTCACCTATGAAGGTAAATCCTGACAAGTCTATTACTTTTTATTGTCAACTAATCCCAAATACTTTTGTAGAAGTTCTTAAGCCAGTTGATCCAATTATTGAAATAAAAAATACTATTAGAAGTATGCCATTTAAACCAACTTTTGTTTTTTCAGTACATTGTATTTTAAGGAGTTTAAAATTTCAACAAGATAATCTTTGGAAAAGTATAGATAAAGAACTTATTTCGTTTTGTTCTAATATAAGCGGATTTGTAAGCTATGGGGAACAATTTTATAAAAATCACGCTAATCAAACAATGGTATTATTAATAGTTGAATAA
- a CDS encoding pseudouridine synthase: MEERLQKYMASCGVASRRKCEEIILAGKVKVNGVLVNEVGTKVNPLEDVVEYEGKIISKEENKVYIMLNKPEGYISSVKDEKGRDTILDIVKVKERVYPIGRLDYDSSGLLLLTNDGEIYNKIIHPSVEIVKKYIAVVNGEITDNDIRKFEVGIDIGDYITAPAELKIISYDRDISTIEIGIHEGKNRQIRKMCAVINHEVLSLKRISMGQLKLGYLKRGEYRNLDKEEISYITNL; the protein is encoded by the coding sequence ATGGAAGAAAGATTACAAAAATACATGGCAAGTTGTGGAGTGGCTTCAAGAAGAAAGTGTGAAGAAATAATACTTGCAGGAAAAGTTAAAGTTAATGGAGTTTTAGTTAATGAGGTTGGAACTAAAGTAAATCCATTAGAGGATGTAGTAGAATATGAAGGAAAAATAATAAGTAAGGAAGAAAATAAAGTATATATAATGCTTAATAAACCAGAAGGGTACATAAGTTCTGTAAAGGATGAAAAAGGTAGAGATACTATTTTAGATATAGTTAAGGTAAAAGAAAGAGTATATCCAATTGGCAGATTAGACTATGATAGCTCTGGATTATTGTTACTGACAAATGATGGAGAAATATATAATAAAATAATTCATCCAAGTGTAGAGATTGTGAAAAAGTATATAGCGGTAGTTAATGGTGAAATAACTGACAATGATATAAGAAAGTTTGAAGTTGGAATAGATATTGGGGATTATATAACGGCTCCAGCAGAACTTAAAATCATAAGTTATGATAGAGATATATCAACTATAGAAATTGGAATTCATGAAGGAAAAAATAGACAAATTAGAAAAATGTGTGCGGTAATAAATCATGAAGTATTATCCTTAAAGAGAATATCTATGGGACAATTAAAGCTTGGATATTTGAAAAGAGGAGAATATAGGAATCTAGATAAGGAAGAAATAAGTTATATAACTAATTTATAA
- a CDS encoding CCA tRNA nucleotidyltransferase: MNVRIDIPQDVKFIINTLMNNGYESYIVGGCVRDSIMQRHPKDWDITTKANPEEVIKLFDKVVLTGLKHGTVTVMINKEGYEVTTYRADGEYEDNRHPKEVKFVSSLKEDLARRDFTINAMAYNEKDGLIDHFGGMKDLNNEIIKTVGEPKKRFNEDALRMLRAIRFSAQLGFNIDENVLFTIKELKDNIKNISKERIREEFNKILISDPRKIDVLKECEILEYIISGISNLYNFNQNNPYHIYDLYNHTLVATEAIEPSLDLRLTMCLHDLGKTKTKTTDESGISHYYAHAKESVTMAEHILKNLKYDNNIINKVLTLIKYHDCTLESKLSVKRMLNKIGEELLRDLIKIQRADILSQNPVYAKVRLLNLTSVEGKLDLILSQNECFNLNSLKINGEDLIKLGFNKGKEIGETLKYLLEVVIENPKLNEKEELIILAKEKLNFYL, from the coding sequence ATGAATGTGAGGATTGATATACCTCAAGATGTTAAGTTTATTATTAACACATTAATGAATAATGGGTATGAATCTTATATAGTTGGAGGCTGTGTAAGGGATAGCATTATGCAAAGGCATCCTAAAGATTGGGATATAACGACTAAAGCCAATCCAGAAGAAGTTATAAAATTATTTGATAAGGTTGTATTAACGGGGCTTAAGCATGGAACAGTTACAGTTATGATAAATAAAGAAGGATATGAAGTTACCACTTATAGAGCTGATGGTGAATATGAAGATAATAGGCATCCTAAAGAAGTTAAGTTTGTAAGTTCTTTAAAAGAAGATTTAGCAAGAAGAGATTTTACCATTAATGCTATGGCATATAATGAAAAAGATGGTTTAATAGATCATTTTGGGGGCATGAAAGATTTAAATAATGAAATAATAAAAACTGTAGGTGAACCTAAAAAGAGATTTAATGAAGATGCGTTAAGAATGCTTAGAGCAATTAGATTTTCAGCACAATTGGGTTTTAATATTGATGAAAATGTGTTATTCACAATAAAAGAACTTAAGGATAATATTAAAAATATATCTAAAGAAAGAATAAGAGAAGAATTTAATAAAATATTGATTAGTGATCCAAGAAAAATAGACGTTCTAAAAGAATGTGAAATTTTAGAATATATTATATCAGGGATAAGTAATCTTTATAATTTCAACCAAAATAATCCTTATCATATTTATGATTTATATAATCATACACTTGTAGCTACAGAAGCTATAGAACCAAGTCTTGACTTAAGATTAACTATGTGCTTACATGACTTAGGAAAGACAAAAACAAAAACTACAGATGAAAGCGGAATTTCTCATTATTATGCTCATGCTAAAGAATCAGTAACAATGGCAGAACACATACTTAAGAATTTGAAATACGATAATAACATCATAAATAAAGTTTTGACTTTGATAAAATATCATGATTGTACATTAGAATCAAAGTTATCAGTAAAGAGAATGCTAAATAAAATTGGAGAAGAACTTTTAAGAGATTTAATTAAAATTCAAAGGGCAGATATACTTTCTCAAAATCCTGTGTATGCTAAGGTACGATTATTAAACTTAACTAGTGTTGAAGGAAAATTGGATTTAATATTATCTCAAAATGAATGTTTTAATTTAAACAGTTTAAAGATCAATGGTGAAGATTTAATAAAATTAGGATTTAATAAGGGAAAAGAAATTGGAGAGACTTTAAAATATTTATTAGAGGTAGTTATAGAAAATCCAAAATTAAATGAAAAAGAAGAATTAATTATATTAGCAAAAGAAAAATTAAATTTTTACCTTTAA